The following are encoded together in the Clostridium sp. BJN0013 genome:
- a CDS encoding YybS family protein produces the protein MQGKTYNVKALTEASIITAFTVVITLINIYIPILSIVISFIVPIPITILYIRQNYKVTLISIAASGIFIAILYNPISALSSILLIGLTGMTLGYCIKNKKEFGNTIVFVAISFALGMIFYLFVYIMFINKGGIYGFINEIVTGLRQSMELSKDMYEKSKMSSSQVAAMEEIFRIFTPEYIMKLIPAVIIIMSFISSYLNCIVTLSVLKKLRYEVKEIKPISQWYINTRIGTLVGVILVIGMLLHRKNIVIGEYLANSSGTILQFILLLDGIALITYYLVDKYKMSKKIAALIIIFTAMSRLSLFYTIIGFIDMIFDFRKLDPYRKLKK, from the coding sequence ATGCAAGGTAAAACATATAATGTAAAGGCTTTAACAGAAGCGAGTATTATAACGGCATTTACAGTAGTAATAACTCTTATAAATATATATATACCTATATTATCTATAGTTATTAGTTTTATAGTACCTATTCCTATAACAATACTATATATAAGACAAAATTATAAAGTTACTTTGATTTCTATAGCAGCTAGTGGTATATTTATAGCAATACTCTATAATCCTATAAGTGCATTATCTTCAATATTATTAATAGGACTTACAGGAATGACTTTAGGATATTGTATAAAAAATAAAAAAGAATTTGGGAATACAATTGTTTTTGTAGCTATATCTTTTGCTTTAGGAATGATATTTTATTTGTTTGTTTATATTATGTTTATAAATAAAGGCGGCATATATGGATTTATTAATGAGATAGTAACGGGTTTAAGGCAGTCAATGGAATTAAGTAAGGATATGTATGAAAAATCTAAAATGTCAAGCAGTCAAGTTGCTGCAATGGAAGAAATATTTAGAATATTTACACCGGAGTATATTATGAAACTTATTCCAGCTGTGATTATAATTATGTCATTCATTTCATCGTATTTAAATTGTATAGTAACACTAAGTGTACTTAAGAAGTTAAGGTATGAAGTTAAAGAAATTAAACCTATTAGTCAATGGTATATTAATACTAGGATAGGTACATTAGTTGGTGTAATCCTTGTTATAGGAATGTTGCTTCATAGAAAAAATATAGTTATAGGAGAGTATTTGGCTAATTCATCAGGTACTATACTTCAATTTATACTTTTATTAGATGGAATAGCATTGATTACATATTATTTAGTAGATAAATATAAAATGTCTAAAAAGATTGCTGCCTTAATAATAATATTTACAGCTATGTCAAGATTATCTTTATTTTATACTATTATAGGATTTATAGATATGATATTTGATTTTAGAAAACTTGACCCTTATAGAAAGCTAAAAAAATAG
- a CDS encoding MazG-like family protein has product MKKQNFNIMYNVKMIEDLKADLLCIIGDFFKLLTKGSNVAQQAILDCISGAIIILYLLAERLGYSHTAVDETIKRKLKVGIIEEDKIEKDGKDLTKLYNYFKGRN; this is encoded by the coding sequence ATGAAAAAACAAAATTTTAACATAATGTATAATGTTAAAATGATAGAGGATTTAAAAGCAGATCTTCTATGTATAATAGGAGATTTTTTTAAATTACTTACGAAAGGAAGCAATGTGGCACAACAGGCTATACTAGATTGTATTTCCGGGGCAATAATAATATTATACTTGCTTGCAGAAAGATTAGGTTACTCCCATACAGCTGTAGATGAAACTATAAAAAGAAAATTAAAAGTTGGTATAATTGAAGAAGATAAAATAGAAAAAGATGGGAAAGATTTGACTAAATTATATAATTATTTTAAAGGTAGGAATTAA
- the rpsR gene encoding 30S ribosomal protein S18 — protein sequence MANREGGRRNSGKLRRAKRKVCAFCMDKSEYIDYKDINKLRKYVTERGKILPRRISGNCAKHQRELTRAIKRARNIALLPFTTE from the coding sequence ATGGCAAATAGAGAAGGCGGAAGAAGAAATTCCGGAAAATTAAGAAGAGCCAAGAGAAAAGTTTGTGCTTTTTGTATGGATAAGTCTGAGTATATAGACTATAAGGATATAAATAAATTAAGAAAGTATGTTACAGAAAGAGGAAAGATTCTTCCAAGAAGAATTTCTGGAAACTGTGCAAAGCATCAAAGAGAACTCACTAGAGCCATTAAAAGGGCTAGAAACATAGCTTTACTACCATTTACAACAGAGTAG
- a CDS encoding single-stranded DNA-binding protein, which yields MNKVVLIGRLTKDPELRFTPGMGKAVTTFTIAVDRRFTRDGQREADFIPIVVWGKQAESTANYMSKGKLIGISGRIQTRSYESRDGIRKYVTEVIAEEVQFLEWGQKSVKNNDTETLSEDFGKNSGFNEDIYGEDITPVDDGDIPF from the coding sequence TTGAATAAAGTTGTTTTAATTGGAAGATTAACTAAAGATCCGGAATTAAGATTTACACCGGGAATGGGCAAAGCAGTTACTACCTTTACTATAGCTGTTGATAGAAGATTTACTAGAGATGGACAGAGAGAGGCAGACTTTATTCCCATTGTTGTATGGGGAAAACAAGCTGAATCTACTGCTAATTATATGAGTAAAGGAAAGCTTATAGGTATTAGTGGAAGGATCCAAACTAGAAGCTATGAATCTAGAGATGGTATTAGAAAATATGTTACTGAAGTTATTGCAGAAGAAGTCCAATTTCTTGAATGGGGACAGAAGTCTGTAAAAAATAACGATACTGAAACTTTATCTGAAGATTTTGGTAAAAACTCAGGTTTTAATGAAGATATCTATGGGGAAGATATTACTCCAGTTGATGATGGAGATATCCCATTTTAA
- the rpsF gene encoding 30S ribosomal protein S6, whose amino-acid sequence MGKYETIFILHPSLDEEAYKANIEKFKSVIENGGGVIENVDVWGKRKLAYEIKKVNEGYYTLITFNADPTLPKELDRVFRITDTVIRHIIVKDEK is encoded by the coding sequence ATGGGTAAATACGAAACTATATTTATATTACATCCATCATTAGATGAGGAAGCGTATAAAGCTAATATAGAAAAATTTAAGAGTGTAATAGAAAATGGTGGAGGTGTAATAGAAAACGTTGATGTTTGGGGTAAGAGAAAGCTTGCCTATGAAATAAAGAAAGTTAACGAAGGATATTATACTCTGATAACTTTTAATGCTGATCCTACATTACCAAAAGAATTAGATAGAGTATTTAGAATTACAGATACAGTTATTAGACATATAATAGTAAAGGATGAAAAATAG
- a CDS encoding DUF951 domain-containing protein, which produces MKKIFYIGDIVQMKKGHPCGSNEWQVIRLGADIKIKCCGCSRIVMLPRSKFEKNVKKIIKQNSPDIQEI; this is translated from the coding sequence ATGAAAAAAATTTTTTATATTGGTGATATAGTACAGATGAAAAAAGGTCATCCTTGTGGTAGCAATGAATGGCAAGTGATAAGGCTTGGTGCTGATATAAAAATTAAATGTTGTGGTTGTAGTAGAATAGTAATGCTTCCAAGAAGTAAATTTGAAAAAAATGTAAAAAAAATTATAAAACAGAACTCCCCTGATATACAGGAAATATAA
- a CDS encoding mechanosensitive ion channel family protein produces the protein MKENVIEIYKKIPKEGIYNFGKIVLKIVIILIIMYLVIKLGNKIINKYVSKQKNFRISLDDKKAKTIGAILRSVLKYGVYFFGIFSIITVISPKIGITGLTFAGIGGVALGLGAQSIIKDMINGFFILFEGQFAVGDYINIDDKGGIVESIELRITKIRDFNGDLHIIPNGLITQITNHSKGNARIIIDTDIAYDENINRVMSIMSELCERFKSENSVIVEGPTVQGITNIKDDRVTIRIAGKTKTMTQWDMEMKLRKEIWEVLKQENIKIPYSSVKILKEE, from the coding sequence ATGAAGGAAAATGTAATCGAAATATATAAAAAAATACCTAAGGAAGGTATATATAATTTTGGAAAGATAGTCTTAAAAATAGTAATAATATTGATTATTATGTATCTTGTCATTAAACTTGGAAATAAAATAATAAATAAATATGTTTCAAAACAAAAAAATTTCAGAATTTCATTGGATGATAAAAAGGCTAAAACCATAGGAGCTATTTTAAGAAGTGTATTAAAATATGGAGTATATTTTTTTGGAATATTTAGTATAATTACAGTAATATCGCCTAAAATAGGTATAACTGGTCTGACTTTTGCAGGTATAGGTGGAGTAGCACTTGGACTTGGAGCACAGAGTATTATAAAAGATATGATAAATGGTTTTTTTATATTATTTGAAGGTCAATTTGCAGTAGGTGATTACATAAATATAGATGATAAAGGTGGTATCGTAGAAAGCATAGAATTAAGAATTACCAAAATAAGAGATTTTAATGGCGATTTACATATAATACCAAATGGTCTTATAACCCAAATCACTAATCATTCTAAAGGAAATGCTAGGATTATTATAGATACAGATATTGCTTATGATGAAAATATAAATAGAGTTATGAGCATAATGTCAGAATTATGTGAAAGGTTTAAAAGTGAAAATTCTGTTATTGTAGAAGGACCAACTGTTCAGGGTATAACGAATATTAAAGATGATAGAGTGACTATTAGAATAGCTGGTAAGACAAAGACAATGACACAATGGGATATGGAAATGAAACTTAGAAAAGAAATATGGGAAGTCTTAAAACAAGAGAATATTAAAATTCCTTATTCATCAGTAAAAATTTTAAAGGAGGAATAA
- the ytvI gene encoding sporulation integral membrane protein YtvI, whose amino-acid sequence MSDLINKIDKISIFFIIYTILFLAFFNTLDYTLPFVLAFLCALILKKPTIFISQKLKIKTGIASLITTIIFFTIIITLLVLGITTISQEAIQLGKNTQMYISKNSTDIYNSFYKLQKYYNNLDPYIINTLEKNFANFVTKTSNIVVDLSGKLVSYIINLVATIPYILMVILFTLLTTYFFTKDMSSSKINMQNLLPNDKTDKLLKIYSESKKMLGNYLLSYMVIILFTFLETLIVFLIFKVKYAVILSIICAIADLLPIIGIGAIYIPLAFIYLIVFKNYVTFIGLFICYILVSIIRQIIEPKIVSSSLGIHPVAVLAALFIGLKSNGISGMIFCIFLVVFFNIFKKLDMF is encoded by the coding sequence ATGAGTGATTTAATAAATAAAATTGATAAAATCAGTATATTTTTTATAATTTATACTATACTTTTTTTAGCATTTTTTAATACTCTTGATTACACTTTACCCTTTGTTTTAGCCTTCCTATGTGCATTAATACTTAAAAAACCTACAATTTTTATTTCACAAAAACTAAAAATTAAAACTGGAATTGCCTCTTTAATTACAACTATAATATTTTTTACAATAATAATAACTTTACTGGTCCTAGGAATAACTACAATAAGTCAAGAAGCTATACAACTTGGAAAGAACACCCAAATGTATATTTCTAAAAATTCCACTGATATATATAATTCATTTTATAAACTGCAAAAGTACTATAATAATTTAGATCCTTATATAATAAATACTTTAGAAAAAAACTTTGCAAATTTTGTTACTAAAACCTCAAATATAGTAGTAGATCTCTCTGGCAAGTTAGTGTCTTATATAATAAATTTAGTAGCTACAATACCTTATATATTAATGGTAATACTTTTTACTTTATTAACTACATATTTTTTTACAAAAGATATGAGTTCCTCTAAGATAAATATGCAAAATTTATTACCAAATGATAAAACAGATAAATTATTAAAAATATATTCCGAAAGCAAAAAAATGTTAGGTAATTATTTACTTTCCTATATGGTTATAATTTTATTTACATTTTTAGAAACACTAATAGTATTTTTAATTTTCAAGGTTAAATATGCTGTAATACTTAGTATAATATGTGCCATAGCAGATTTACTTCCTATTATAGGAATTGGAGCTATATATATACCTCTTGCTTTTATTTACTTAATAGTATTCAAAAATTATGTTACATTTATTGGATTATTTATATGTTATATATTAGTTTCTATCATAAGACAAATTATTGAACCTAAAATAGTTTCATCTTCTCTGGGGATACATCCAGTAGCAGTTCTTGCAGCATTATTTATAGGGTTAAAATCAAATGGAATATCAGGAATGATATTTTGTATATTTTTAGTAGTATTTTTTAATATATTTAAAAAATTAGACATGTTTTAA
- the yyaC gene encoding spore protease YyaC — protein MIKKLIIDPTAKNSIYTLRDTISNEIFPMVKSKRTIVILCIGTDRSTGDSLGPIVGDKLKFLVRNRVALYGNLQYPVHAKNISDVMNEINSKYNNPFTIAIDACLGNIQNVGKIILESKPLHPGSAMNKSLPEVGDLSITGIVNICGAMEFMVLQNTRLFTVMQLADTISKGVYHSILKTIGGKSNTTFLQNIEA, from the coding sequence ATGATTAAAAAATTAATAATAGATCCTACAGCTAAAAATTCAATATATACCTTAAGAGATACTATTAGTAATGAAATATTTCCTATGGTCAAATCTAAAAGAACTATAGTAATACTATGTATAGGGACAGACAGATCTACTGGAGATAGTTTAGGGCCTATAGTAGGAGATAAATTAAAATTTCTAGTAAGAAATAGGGTTGCATTATATGGAAATTTACAATATCCAGTACATGCTAAAAATATTTCTGATGTAATGAATGAAATAAATTCTAAATATAATAATCCATTTACAATAGCAATTGACGCTTGCTTAGGTAATATTCAAAATGTAGGTAAAATAATACTAGAATCCAAACCTCTTCATCCTGGATCCGCTATGAATAAATCACTTCCTGAAGTAGGGGATTTAAGTATAACAGGTATTGTAAATATATGTGGTGCAATGGAATTTATGGTTTTACAAAACACACGATTATTTACTGTTATGCAATTAGCTGATACAATTTCTAAAGGTGTATATCATTCTATATTAAAAACTATAGGTGGAAAAAGTAATACTACTTTTCTTCAAAATATAGAGGCTTAA
- a CDS encoding DUF4446 family protein: protein MQNVINSINGLQIYIIIGLIIMIIILFIMNLVILKSLNRLEKRYRKFMRGSNNKNLEEFIIGYLDSIDNVKNQCKDIKNLYNELNSKVSCCIQKISVIRYRAFEDVGSDLSFSIALLDEKNDGVIITGIYGRDESTTYAKPIDSGLSRYGLSQEEQQVLEDCINKRI, encoded by the coding sequence ATGCAAAATGTTATTAACTCAATAAATGGATTACAGATATATATTATAATTGGATTAATTATAATGATAATAATATTATTTATTATGAATTTAGTAATTTTAAAATCTCTAAATAGGTTGGAAAAAAGATATAGAAAATTCATGAGAGGATCCAATAATAAAAATTTAGAGGAATTTATTATTGGATATCTAGATAGCATAGATAATGTAAAAAATCAATGTAAGGACATTAAAAATCTTTATAATGAATTAAATTCTAAAGTAAGTTGTTGTATTCAAAAAATATCTGTTATAAGATATAGAGCTTTTGAAGATGTAGGAAGTGATTTGAGTTTTTCAATCGCTTTGCTAGATGAAAAAAATGACGGAGTAATAATTACAGGAATATATGGAAGAGATGAAAGTACTACTTATGCTAAACCTATAGATAGTGGTTTATCAAGATATGGTCTGTCTCAAGAGGAACAACAGGTTTTAGAAGATTGTATAAATAAGAGAATATAG
- a CDS encoding ParB/RepB/Spo0J family partition protein → MNKKYGLGKGLRALIPENTLEIGEESQKDIKYVNIDLIVANKSQPRKKFDKDKILELSQSIKEHGIIQPIVVNEIEDNTYSIIVGERRWRAAKLANIKEIPAIIMNLSDSEILEVSLIENIQRQDLNPIEEALAYKKLVTDLNLTQEELSNKIGKSRTTITNCMRLLNLDDRVQDYLIDGIITEGHGRALLSLESGDLQYKLAQTIIEKNLTVRDIEKLIRNFNSHKEPQQNRSKEQNVYYLDIKDKLENLFGTKVSLMDKKNKGKIEIEYYSQEDLQRILDILQI, encoded by the coding sequence TTGAATAAAAAATATGGATTAGGAAAAGGGCTTAGAGCATTAATACCTGAGAATACTTTAGAGATTGGAGAAGAAAGTCAAAAAGATATTAAATATGTTAATATTGATTTAATAGTTGCAAATAAAAGTCAGCCTAGAAAAAAGTTTGATAAAGATAAGATACTAGAGCTTTCTCAATCAATAAAGGAACACGGTATAATACAACCTATTGTGGTTAATGAAATTGAAGATAATACATATAGTATAATTGTAGGGGAGAGAAGATGGAGAGCTGCTAAATTAGCTAATATAAAAGAAATACCTGCAATTATAATGAATTTATCTGATAGTGAAATCTTAGAAGTTTCTTTAATAGAAAATATACAAAGGCAGGATTTAAATCCTATAGAGGAAGCACTAGCCTATAAAAAATTGGTTACTGATTTGAATTTAACTCAAGAAGAATTGAGTAATAAAATAGGAAAATCTAGAACTACAATTACTAATTGTATGAGACTTTTAAATTTAGATGATAGAGTTCAAGATTATCTTATAGATGGAATTATTACTGAGGGACATGGAAGAGCACTTTTAAGTTTAGAAAGTGGTGATTTACAATATAAATTAGCTCAAACTATTATAGAGAAAAATCTTACTGTTAGAGATATAGAAAAACTTATTAGAAATTTTAATTCGCATAAAGAACCACAACAAAATAGGAGTAAAGAACAAAATGTTTATTACTTAGATATAAAAGACAAATTAGAAAACTTATTTGGTACGAAAGTTTCATTAATGGATAAAAAAAATAAAGGGAAAATAGAAATAGAATATTATTCTCAGGAGGATTTGCAGAGAATATTAGATATATTACAAATTTAA
- a CDS encoding reverse transcriptase domain-containing protein produces MQKAELILAILEDKSNKNPNYKFQRIYRYLFNIDFYLKAYSKMYSRGQNMRDTVIAKKVHRFSIEDIHKVIEKLKDESYCPKPLEKLDEQDKKYLQITNLYDDLIQQIIVEILQSIYGVNFSVNSHGFVSNKNCYTALCQIKTTCNGANWVIKGSVESYFYNINYDFVMKLLSEKISDGRFINLINKFLMAGYMNKKRACDTWSGIPQRESLANMIINIYLDKFDRYMDKKFGQAKYIRYLDNFIIFIFETKDLAEYIIKNINVFLKEKLKIETTEKEIFMINLDKQRVNFLGYEIAKSKGNFKKNKSFKFKEKKDKETLQLLIPAAVIRERIRPFILSGKPIHNNSRINLSVFEIISLYNREIVELYNYYCLATDVNVKIRKFKFYHYLSLIKTLARKEQISVKQVINKYGIESKGENRNTLKKTIGIKYATKSGIESIIYFNEPLKKKNEPLINVNDIIWK; encoded by the coding sequence ATGCAAAAAGCTGAATTAATATTGGCAATATTGGAAGATAAATCTAATAAGAATCCAAATTATAAATTTCAAAGGATATATAGGTATTTATTCAATATAGATTTCTATTTAAAGGCATATTCCAAAATGTATTCTAGAGGTCAAAATATGCGGGATACTGTTATTGCAAAAAAAGTACATAGATTTAGCATTGAAGATATTCATAAAGTAATTGAAAAATTAAAAGATGAGAGTTATTGTCCAAAGCCATTGGAAAAATTAGATGAGCAGGATAAAAAATATTTACAAATAACAAATCTATATGATGATCTAATACAACAAATAATTGTGGAAATTCTTCAATCTATATATGGTGTGAATTTTAGTGTTAATTCTCATGGATTTGTGTCAAATAAAAATTGTTATACTGCTCTTTGTCAGATAAAAACTACTTGTAATGGTGCTAATTGGGTTATTAAGGGTAGTGTAGAAAGTTATTTTTATAATATAAATTATGATTTTGTTATGAAGTTATTAAGTGAAAAAATATCTGATGGACGTTTTATAAATCTTATCAATAAGTTTCTTATGGCAGGATATATGAATAAGAAAAGAGCCTGTGATACATGGTCAGGGATACCACAAAGAGAAAGTTTAGCTAATATGATAATTAACATATATTTAGATAAATTTGATAGATATATGGATAAAAAATTTGGACAAGCAAAATATATACGATATTTAGATAATTTTATTATTTTTATTTTTGAAACTAAAGATTTAGCTGAATATATAATAAAAAATATAAATGTTTTTTTAAAAGAGAAATTAAAGATAGAAACTACAGAAAAAGAAATTTTTATGATTAATTTAGATAAACAGAGAGTAAACTTTTTAGGCTATGAAATAGCTAAATCGAAGGGTAATTTTAAAAAGAATAAGTCTTTTAAATTTAAAGAAAAAAAAGATAAGGAAACATTACAATTATTAATACCTGCTGCAGTAATAAGAGAAAGAATTAGACCTTTTATTTTAAGTGGAAAACCAATACATAATAATTCTAGAATTAACTTGTCTGTATTTGAAATAATTTCTCTCTATAATAGAGAAATTGTGGAGTTATACAATTATTACTGTTTAGCTACAGATGTCAATGTAAAGATTAGAAAATTTAAATTTTATCATTATTTGAGTTTGATAAAAACCCTGGCAAGAAAAGAACAAATATCAGTTAAACAGGTTATAAATAAATATGGGATAGAATCTAAAGGAGAAAATAGAAACACACTAAAAAAGACTATAGGAATTAAATATGCTACAAAAAGTGGAATAGAAAGTATAATTTATTTTAATGAGCCTTTAAAAAAGAAAAATGAACCTCTTATTAATGTTAATGATATAATTTGGAAATAA
- the rsmG gene encoding 16S rRNA (guanine(527)-N(7))-methyltransferase RsmG, which yields MNYFDIMDSVCKDMGLNFNQEKYNKFIKYKDILKLWNEKMNLTAIIDDEDIIKKHFIDSIKIFKFFPLKDAYSIIDVGSGAGFPGIPIKIIKPEVKLILLDSLSKRINFLNQVVLSIKLNDVTCIHGRAEDFSKKIEYREKFDVAVSRAVANLTVLSEFCIPYIKIGGYFIAMKGPSVENEIMESKNAINILGGKIEDIIKIEDDEFNHNLVIVKKTTHTSSKYPRKSGRVSKNPLR from the coding sequence ATGAATTATTTTGATATTATGGATAGTGTGTGTAAAGATATGGGACTAAATTTTAACCAAGAAAAGTATAATAAGTTCATTAAATATAAGGATATACTTAAATTGTGGAATGAGAAAATGAATCTTACTGCTATAATAGATGATGAAGATATAATTAAAAAGCATTTCATAGACAGTATAAAAATATTCAAGTTTTTTCCTTTGAAAGATGCTTATAGTATTATTGATGTAGGAAGTGGTGCTGGATTTCCAGGGATACCCATAAAAATAATTAAACCAGAAGTAAAACTTATACTTTTAGATTCTTTAAGTAAGAGAATAAATTTTTTAAATCAAGTCGTCTTAAGTATTAAATTAAATGATGTAACATGTATACATGGAAGAGCTGAAGATTTTTCAAAAAAAATAGAGTATAGAGAAAAATTTGATGTTGCGGTATCAAGGGCTGTAGCAAATTTAACAGTTCTAAGTGAGTTCTGTATTCCATATATAAAAATAGGAGGATATTTTATAGCTATGAAGGGACCTTCTGTTGAAAATGAGATTATGGAAAGCAAGAATGCAATTAATATCTTAGGTGGCAAAATTGAAGATATAATAAAAATTGAAGATGATGAGTTTAATCATAATTTAGTAATAGTAAAAAAAACAACACATACTTCTAGTAAATATCCACGGAAGTCAGGGAGGGTATCTAAGAACCCATTGAGATAA
- the mnmG gene encoding tRNA uridine-5-carboxymethylaminomethyl(34) synthesis enzyme MnmG, whose translation MEYFSGRYDVVVIGAGHAGCEAGLAAARMGCKTLMCTMNLDSIGFMPCNPNIGGTAKGHLVREIDALGGEMGVNIDDTFIQSRMLNTSKGPAVHSLRAQADKRNYSGRMKSVLEKQYNLDLKQLEVVSIRVDNEGRICGVVTKNGAYFETKTIVLSTGTYLKGKVIIGDVSYSSGPNGFMPANDLSQSLLDLGIELRRFKTGTPARVNRRSVDLSKMIEQPGDKKIIPFSFMSENLDRKQISCYLTYTTENTTRVIRENINRSPLFNGSIKSVGPRYCPSIEDKIVRFPDKENHQIFIEPEGENTDELYVDGASTSMPEDVQIAMYKTIIGLENVEFLRTGYAIEYDCINPLQLKPTLEFKEIEGLFGAGQLNGSSGYEEAASQGIIAGINAALKVKGEEPLILKRSDAYIGVLIDDLVTKGTEEPYRMMTSRSEYRLILRQDNADLRLTEIGYKIGLVTKERYNKYLERKNSIKAEIKRIKNFYITPKKEVIEFLNSLNSSELKKSISLYELIKRPELDYFKLQLLDTDRPELSEDVQEEVNIISKYEGYIKKQLEQVQQFKKFENKFIPENMDYDEVKGLRIEANQKLKKIRPISIGQASRISGVSPADISVLLIHMEKKHREKFL comes from the coding sequence TTGGAGTATTTTTCAGGAAGATATGATGTAGTAGTTATAGGTGCAGGACATGCTGGATGTGAAGCAGGACTTGCTGCAGCTAGAATGGGTTGTAAAACTTTAATGTGTACAATGAATTTAGATAGTATAGGATTTATGCCATGCAACCCCAATATTGGGGGGACTGCCAAAGGACATTTAGTAAGAGAAATAGATGCTTTGGGTGGAGAAATGGGTGTAAATATTGATGATACTTTTATACAATCAAGAATGCTTAATACTTCTAAAGGACCTGCTGTACATTCATTAAGAGCACAAGCAGACAAGAGAAATTACTCAGGAAGAATGAAGAGTGTACTTGAGAAACAATACAATTTAGATTTAAAACAATTAGAAGTAGTAAGTATAAGAGTTGACAATGAGGGTAGAATTTGTGGAGTTGTAACGAAAAATGGAGCATATTTTGAAACAAAAACTATTGTTTTATCCACAGGAACTTATTTAAAAGGTAAAGTAATTATAGGTGATGTAAGTTATAGTTCAGGTCCAAATGGATTTATGCCAGCTAATGATCTTTCACAGAGTTTATTGGATTTAGGCATAGAACTTAGAAGATTTAAAACAGGTACGCCAGCCAGGGTAAATAGACGTAGCGTTGATCTTTCTAAAATGATAGAACAGCCAGGAGATAAGAAGATAATTCCTTTTTCTTTTATGAGTGAAAATTTGGATAGAAAACAGATATCCTGTTATTTAACTTATACTACAGAGAATACTACAAGGGTTATAAGAGAAAATATAAATAGATCTCCTCTTTTTAATGGATCTATTAAATCAGTAGGACCAAGATATTGTCCTTCTATTGAAGATAAAATAGTTAGATTTCCAGATAAGGAAAATCATCAAATATTTATTGAACCTGAGGGAGAAAATACAGATGAGTTATATGTAGATGGTGCATCCACGTCAATGCCTGAGGATGTTCAGATTGCCATGTATAAAACTATAATAGGTCTTGAAAATGTAGAATTTTTAAGGACAGGATATGCTATTGAATACGATTGTATAAATCCACTGCAATTAAAACCTACATTAGAATTTAAAGAAATCGAGGGTTTATTTGGAGCAGGTCAGTTAAATGGAAGTTCAGGATATGAAGAAGCAGCATCTCAGGGTATAATTGCAGGGATTAATGCTGCACTTAAAGTTAAAGGAGAAGAACCTTTAATTTTAAAAAGATCTGATGCTTATATAGGAGTTTTAATAGATGACTTAGTTACAAAGGGAACTGAAGAACCCTATAGAATGATGACATCTCGTTCTGAGTACAGGCTTATACTTAGACAAGATAATGCAGATCTGAGACTTACAGAGATAGGATATAAAATAGGATTGGTTACTAAAGAAAGATATAATAAATATCTAGAAAGAAAAAATAGTATAAAAGCAGAAATAAAAAGAATAAAGAATTTTTATATAACACCTAAGAAAGAAGTAATTGAGTTCTTAAATTCATTAAATTCATCTGAGTTAAAAAAAAGTATAAGTTTATATGAATTGATAAAAAGGCCAGAACTTGATTATTTTAAGCTTCAGTTACTTGATACAGATAGACCTGAATTAAGTGAAGACGTTCAAGAAGAAGTAAATATTATTTCAAAGTATGAGGGATATATAAAAAAGCAGCTAGAGCAGGTTCAACAGTTTAAAAAATTTGAAAATAAGTTCATACCTGAGAATATGGATTATGATGAAGTTAAGGGATTAAGAATAGAAGCAAATCAGAAATTAAAGAAAATACGACCTATAAGTATAGGTCAAGCTTCTAGAATTTCTGGAGTTTCGCCGGCAGATATTTCTGTCTTGTTAATTCATATGGAGAAAAAACATAGAGAAAAGTTTCTATAA